One part of the Odontesthes bonariensis isolate fOdoBon6 chromosome 15, fOdoBon6.hap1, whole genome shotgun sequence genome encodes these proteins:
- the fsd1 gene encoding fibronectin type III and SPRY domain-containing protein 1: protein MGDQKESLRKITHTLAVKNEEISNFICTLKQSLENLEANSNRVQEDLESEFTSLHAVLSEMKENMVTRIKQEKANRTYEMQSQLSACSKALESSEEVLELANQTLCSAETDGFTQAAKDIKDSVTMAPAFRLSLKAKAGDNMSHLMVDFSQEREMLQDLKFLPVPATPEIQVSECQVCDNTVAVVWTLPEPDTKIDHYILEHRRTNHEGPPRIREDYPWMVVEGIRETEHTVTGLRFDTRYMTFRVKACNKAVAGEFSEPVTLETHAFTFKLDAGSAHQNLKVEDLSVEWDSCGGKVQDIRKEKNRTSSPMHSPARSALMSPKRAPTARPGRDRFTAESYTVLADTMIDAGQQYWEVRFDKESKAFAVGVALRSLGRFDQLGKSSASWCIHLNNWLQQSLTAKHNNKARTLDCPIPNSIGVYVNYDEGVLSFFNAKTKQLMHTFKTKFQQPVVPAFMVWNGSFSAVTGLQVPSVVQSGQRKNSGTSSSNASLT from the exons ATGGGAGACCAGAAG GAGTCTCTGCGTAAGATCACTCACACGCTGGCCGTGAAGAATGAGGAGATCTCAAACTTCATCTGCACTCTCAAACAGAGCCTTGAGAACTTGGAG GCGAACTCCAACCGGGTGCAGGAAGATCTGGAGTCCGAGTTCACGTCCCTCCACGCTGTCCTTAGCGAGATGAAGGAAAACATGGTGACGCGCATCAAGCAGGAGAAAGCCAACCGCACATATGAGATGCAG AGTCAGCTGAGCGCCTGCTCCAAAGCCCTGGAGAGTTCGGAGGAGGTGCTGGAGCTGGCCAACCAGACGCTCTGCTCGGCGGAGACGGACGGTTTCACTCAG GCGGCCAAAGACATTAAGGATAG CGTGACAATGGCTCCGGCCTTTCGACTCTCCTTGAAGGCGAAAGCTGGTGACAACATGAGTCACCTGATGGTGGATTTCAGCCAGGAGAGGGAGATGCTGCAAGACCTCAAGTTTCTCCCAG TTCCTGCCACTCCAGAGATCCAGGTGTCCGAGTGCCAGGTGTGTGACAACACAGTGGCTGTTGTTTGGACCTTGCCGGAGCCTGACACTAAGATAGATCACTACATACTGGAGCATCGGCGCACAAATCACGAGGGTCCACCACGCATAAGAGAGGACTACCCCTGGATGGTGGTGGAGGGGATACGAGAGACGGAGCACACGGTCACAG GGCTGCGCTTCGACACGCGGTACATGACGTTCCGAGTGAAAGCGTGCAATAAGGCCGTGGCAGGAGAGTTCTCCGAGCCCGTCACTCTAGAAACCCACG CCTTCACATTCAAACTGGACGCTGGTTCGGCCCACCAGAACCTGAAGGTGGAGGATCTGAGTGTTGAGTGGGACAGCTGCGGTGGAAAGGTGCAGGACATCCGCAAAGAGAAGAACCGAACCAGCTCCCCGATGCACTCCCCGGCCAG GTCAGCCCTGATGTCTCCCAAGAGAGCTCCCACAGCCCGGCCTGGCAGAGACAGGTTTACAGCTGAGTCCTACACAGTGCTGG CTGACACTATGATCGACGCGGGGCAGCAGTACTGGGAAGTGCGGTTTGACAAGGAGAGCAAGGCCTTCGCTGTAGGCGTGGCTTTGCGGAGCCTCGGCCGGTTCGACCAGCTCGGTAAAAGCAGCGCTTCCTGGTGCATCCATCTGAACAACTGGCTGCAGCAGAGCCTCACcgcaaaacacaacaacaaggcTCGAACCCTCGACTGTCCGATCCCAAACAGTATAGGAGTCTATGTCAACTATGATGAAG GTGTACTGTCTTTTTTCAATGCCAAAACCAAGCAGCTGATGCACACCTTCAAAACAAAGTTCCAGCAGCCAGTTGTCCCGGCTTTCATG GTGTGGAACGGAAGTTTCTCAGCAGTGAcgggcctgcaggttcccagTGTGGTGCAGAGCGGCCAGAGGAAGAACAGCGGCACCAGCAGCTCCAACGCCAGCCTCACCTAG
- the LOC142400286 gene encoding signal-transducing adaptor protein 1-like has translation MQKRARRTRNQLTDSYYEGYLEKKSFKDKTSRKLWTCLCGNTIFFFNDMRDTEYIEKLDLSDFISVTDDRRPDRNLDAAKFNLLMKEGNIKLSAPNAETRELWKGYIHAVAELSVPSSLNLLPGQIQTLREAVTREKDRTRSSSVSTVTECSPYIIPLADMPACYHRVSRVEAELLLEREAKRGNLLLRPGSDGSSFAITTKQDLEGAIIKHYRVTHAHGGGFIIDVENPILCPTLHDVIVFLTESTNGSLIPLNIEQPYEMNISFISSDNESGEKTQQALPKSAPPTVPPKPVSHKIAYPEPDHAPVEEDLSWNDKLKKEENESDDSCAVPQPVPAQRATMKILVPPVPAPRRMAPASSAPASSGPSNANGDPKITTNKDFEKQIPKSAISELKLRFKQKATFHD, from the exons ATGCAAAAGCGCGCGAGGCGAACGAGGAACCAGCTTACAGATAGTTACTATGAGGGTTACCTGGAGAAGAAGTCGTTCAAAGATAAG acGTCTCGAAAACTGTGGACATGCCTGTGTGGAAACACAATATTTTTCTTCAATGATATGAGAGACACTGAA TACATTGAGAAGCTGGATCTCAGCGACTTTATCTCAGTAACAGACGACAGGAGGCCAGACCGTAACTTGGATGCAGCCAAATTTAACCTCCTGATGAAGGAGGGAAACATTAAACTTTCT GCCCCGAACGCAGAAACGCGTGAGCTATGGAAGGGCTACATCCATGCTGTGGCTGAG CTGTCGGTACCGTCCTCCCTCAACCTGCTGCCGGGTCAGATCCAAACGCTGAGAGAGGCGGTCACAAGAGAGAAAGACAGGACGAGGAGCAGCTCTGTGTCCACTGTCACCGAATGCAGTCCGTACATCATCCCCCTAGCAGACATGCCTGC ATGTTACCACCGTGTATCCCGTGTGGAGGCAGAGCTGCTGCTTGAGAGAGAAGCCAAGAGAGGAAACCTGCTGCTGAGGCCCGGAAGTGACGGAAGCTCCTTTGCTATCACCACAAAGCAGGACCTCGAGGG AGCTATAATCAAACACTACCGTGTGACTCATGCACACGGCGGGGGCTTCATCATCGACGTGGAAAATCCC ATCCTCTGTCCCACGCTGCATGATGTCATCGTCTTCTTGACGGAAAGCACAAATGGAAGTTTGATTCCCCTCAACATCGAGCAACCATATGAGATGAACATCT CTTTTATTTCATCTGACAATGAAAGTGGCGAGAAGACACAGCAGGCTTTACCTAAGTCGGCCCCGCCAACTGTGCCTCCCAAACCAG TTTCTCATAAAATAGCGTATCCTGAACCAGATCACGCACCAGTCGAGGAAGATCTATCTTGGAATGACAAGC TGAAGAAGGAAGAAAATGAGTCAGACGATTCCTGTGCTGTTCCACAGCCAG TCCCAGCACAGAGAGCAACTATGAAGATTTTGGTGCCTCCAGTCCCCGCTCCTCGCAGAATGGCCCCTGCTTCATCAGCCCCTGCTTCATCAGGCCCCTCCAATGCAAACGGAGATCCCAAGATCACAACTAACAAAGACTTTGAAAAACAGA TTCCTAAGTCGGCAATATCAGAGCTGAAACTTAGGTTTAAACAGAAGGCAACGTTCCATGATTGA
- the LOC142400296 gene encoding ras-related protein Rab-11B — MGNRDDEYDFLFKVVLIGDSGVGKSNLLSRFTRNEFNLESKSTIGVEFATRSIQVDGKTIKAQIWDTAGQERYRAITSAYYRGAVGALLVYDIAKHLTYENVERWLKELRDHADNNIVIMLVGNKSDLRHLRAVPTDEARAFAEKNTLSFIETSALDSTNVEEAFKNILTEIYRIVSQKQIADRSAHDESPGNNVVDISVPPTTDGQKGNKLQCCQSL, encoded by the exons ATGGGGAACAGAGACGACGAATATGATTTCTTGTTCAAAG TCGTCCTTATCGGAGACTCGGGGGTGGGGAAGAGTAACCTGCTGTCCCGTTTTACAAGAAATGAGTTCAACCTGGAGAGCAAGAGCACCATAGGGGTGGAGTTCGCCACCCGCAGCATCCAGGTGGACGGAAAGACGATAAAGGCTCAAATCTGGGACACAGCAGGACAAGAGCGCTACAGAGCAATCACCTCAGC GTACTATCGGGGTGCAGTTGGGGCTCTCCTAGTTTACGACATCGCCAAGCACCTGACTTATGAGAACGTGGAGCGCTGGCTGAAGGAGCTGAGGGACCACGCTGACAACAACATCGTCATCATGCTGGTTGGAAACAAGAGCGACCTCCGCCACCTCAGGGCCGTGCCCACTGATGAGGCTCGGGCCTTCGCAG AAAAGAACACACTGTCATTTATTGAGACATCAGCGTTGGACTCCACAAATGTAGAAGAGGCTTTCAAGAACATTTTAACAG AAATCTACAGGATTGTGTCACAGAAGCAGATAGCTGACAGATCTGCACACGATGAGTCTCCGGGCAACAACGTAGTGGACATAAGTGTCCCACCGACCACTGACGGCCAGAAGGGCAACAAACTGCAGTGCTGCCAGAGCCTGTGA
- the marchf2 gene encoding E3 ubiquitin-protein ligase MARCHF2, translating to MTTGGCCHLPGSLCDCASSTGLWKSVAEAGGDGCQALYVTQVTAIDGRLLSSVLKPMSVQSDGPICRICHEGAIGESLLSPCDCTGTLGTVHKSCLERWLSSSNTSYCELCHTEFSIERRPRPLTEWLQDPGPRNEKRTLFCDMVCFLFITPLAAISGWLCLRGAQDHLQLGSWLQAVGLIALTIALFTIYVLWTLVSFRYHCQLYSEWRRTNQKVHLLIPEAKESNASQHSLLSNKLKKSADESIV from the exons ATGACGACGGGCGGGTGTTGCCACCTGCCTGGCTCTCTGTGCGACTGTGCCAGCAGCACGGGTTTGTGGAAGAGCGTGGCAGAAGCGGGTGGCGACGGATGCCAGGCGCTCTACGTCACTCAGGTCACCGCCATAGATGGAAGGCTGCTGTCGTCTGTGCTCAAACCCATGAGTGTACAAAG TGATGGTCCCATCTGTCGTATTTGCCACGAGGGAGCCATCGGCGAGAGTCTGCTGTCCCCGTGTGACTGCACAGGCACGCTGGGCACGGTGCACAAGAGCTGCTTGGAGAGGTGGCTGTCGTCCTCCAACACCAGCTACTGTGAGCTCTGCCACACAGAGTTCAGCATCGAGCGCCGACCGAGGCCTCTCACAGAG TGGCTTCAGGACCCCGGTCCTCGTAATGAGAAGAGGACGCTGTTCTGCGACATGGTGTGCTTTCTTTTTATCACACCTCTAGCCGCCATCTCCGGTTGGCTGTGTCTGAGGGGCGCTCAGGACCATCTTCAGCTGGGAAGCTGGCTGCAGGCCGTGGGCCTCATAGCCCTCACTATTGCCCTCTTCACCATCTATGTCCTCTGGACcctg gtgtcatTCCGCTACCACTGTCAGCTCTACTCCGAGTGGAGAAGAACAAATCAGAAAGTACATCTTCTCATTCCTGAAGCCAAGGAGTCGAACGCTTCCCAGCATTCCCTGCTCTCTAACAAACTGAAGAAGTCAGCCGATGAGAGTATAGTATGA
- the LOC142400288 gene encoding ras-related protein Rab-11B-like: MGTRDDEYDYLFKVVLIGDSGVGKSNLLSRFTRNEFNLESKSTIGVEFATRSIQVDGKTIKAQIWDTAGQERYRAITSAYYRGAVGALLVYDIAKHLTYENVERWLKELRDHADNNIVIMLVGNKSDLRHLRAVPTDEARAFAEKNTLSFIETSALDSTNVEEAFKNILTEIYRIVSQRQISDRSAHDDSPGNNVVDISVPPTMDGQRGNKLPCCQSL; this comes from the exons ATGGGAACTCGAGATGATGAATACGACTACTTGTTTAAAG TCGTCCTTATCGGAGACTCTGGGGTGGGGAAGAGTAACCTGCTGTCCCGTTTTACAAGAAATGAGTTCAACCTGGAGAGCAAGAGCACCATAGGGGTGGAGTTCGCCACCCGCAGCATCCAGGTGGACGGAAAGACGATAAAGGCTCAAATCTGGGACACAGCAGGACAAGAGCGCTACAGAGCAATCACCTCAGC GTACTATCGGGGTGCAGTTGGGGCTCTCCTAGTTTACGACATCGCCAAGCACCTGACTTATGAGAACGTGGAGCGCTGGCTGAAGGAGCTGAGGGACCACGCTGACAACAACATCGTCATCATGCTGGTTGGAAACAAGAGCGACCTCCGCCACCTCAGGGCCGTGCCCACTGATGAGGCTCGGGCCTTCGCAG AAAAGAACACCCTGTCATTCATTGAAACTTCAGCTTTGGACTCCACCAATGTAGAGGAAGCATTCAAGAACATTCTCACAG AAATCTACCGCATTGTATCTCAGAGGCAAATATCAGACAGATCTGCGCATGATGATTCTCCGGGCAACAATGTTGTGGACATAAGCGTACCCCCAACCATGGATGGGCAGAGAGGCAACAAACTCCCCTGCTGCCAGAGCCTGTGA